The following are encoded together in the Blautia obeum ATCC 29174 genome:
- a CDS encoding L,D-transpeptidase family protein: MSNKEMRDGLQEDTSGVSDENTGIEEEINATMDKIIAPPETDEDEMDDLGDYDDSAEEEPDPQPVRHHRKSARPGPVVYVPVDDMEMPDQSTSRKKKSRKTNTQKNRSAKPEYQNSKPAKKHKGARIFGLIMLMIVVLGGSAYAAASYYFADRFFEGTWINGVNCSQMTAAEVENLFKQKFENYTIEVSARDQAPQTISGADISYQYLSTGEVLKLLKQQKPYEWIRGLYEQKSYTVSENTGYNRTQLQEQLKTLSCAQAENQTEPENAYVAYQNGQFVIVPETVGSKLNIKEAYKVLNAAVDAGQTSVNFSDTPEAYVNAEVTQDDPALQSALEACNNYTKASITYTFGSQTTTLNGDTIKDWLQFDEKGQLIWDDNSFQQHVADYVAQLAATYDTVGTEREFQTTSGRTVYVSSSVYGWKIDQAAEAAQLSKEIQSGTQTTREPVYSQTANSYGVNDLGDTYIEVDLSEQHMYYYQNGSDIFESDFVSGNMSYADRQTHAGIFTLYYKKSPDVLRGTMKADGTYEYESEVQYWMPFDGGIGFHDASWRDEFGGDIYLTDGSHGCINLPPDNAAVLYDIIQYGVPIVCFY; encoded by the coding sequence ATGAGCAACAAAGAAATGAGGGACGGACTTCAGGAAGACACTTCTGGAGTGTCGGATGAGAATACAGGCATTGAAGAAGAAATCAATGCAACCATGGATAAAATCATAGCTCCACCGGAAACGGACGAAGATGAGATGGATGACCTTGGAGATTATGATGATTCTGCAGAGGAAGAACCAGATCCACAGCCGGTAAGACATCATCGCAAATCTGCCAGACCAGGTCCGGTTGTATATGTTCCGGTAGATGATATGGAAATGCCGGATCAGTCAACTTCCAGGAAGAAAAAATCCAGAAAAACAAATACGCAAAAGAACAGATCAGCAAAACCAGAGTATCAGAATTCTAAACCTGCGAAGAAACACAAAGGGGCGCGGATTTTTGGCCTTATTATGTTGATGATCGTAGTTCTTGGCGGGAGTGCTTATGCGGCTGCAAGTTATTATTTTGCGGACAGATTCTTTGAAGGTACGTGGATCAATGGTGTGAACTGTTCTCAGATGACGGCAGCAGAGGTAGAAAATCTTTTCAAACAAAAGTTTGAGAATTATACCATTGAAGTTTCAGCCAGAGATCAGGCACCACAGACGATTTCCGGAGCGGATATCAGTTATCAGTACCTTTCTACAGGAGAAGTTCTGAAGCTTCTGAAACAGCAGAAGCCATATGAGTGGATCAGAGGACTCTATGAACAGAAAAGTTATACTGTATCCGAGAATACAGGGTATAACAGAACACAGTTGCAAGAACAGCTTAAGACACTCAGCTGTGCCCAGGCAGAGAATCAGACAGAACCGGAAAATGCATATGTTGCATATCAGAACGGACAGTTTGTGATCGTACCGGAAACAGTGGGAAGTAAACTGAATATCAAAGAAGCATATAAAGTACTGAATGCTGCTGTAGATGCAGGTCAGACTTCGGTAAATTTCAGTGATACACCGGAGGCATATGTGAATGCAGAGGTTACACAGGATGATCCGGCACTGCAGTCTGCACTGGAAGCATGTAATAATTATACAAAAGCAAGTATTACCTATACATTTGGCAGTCAGACAACAACTCTGAATGGCGACACGATCAAAGACTGGCTGCAGTTTGATGAGAAAGGTCAGCTGATCTGGGACGATAATTCCTTCCAGCAGCATGTTGCAGATTATGTTGCACAGCTTGCAGCTACTTATGATACGGTCGGTACGGAGCGTGAGTTCCAGACCACAAGTGGCAGAACCGTTTACGTTTCCAGTTCTGTATATGGCTGGAAAATCGATCAGGCTGCCGAGGCTGCTCAGCTGAGCAAGGAAATTCAGTCTGGTACACAGACGACCAGAGAGCCTGTTTATTCACAGACGGCCAATTCTTACGGAGTGAATGATCTGGGTGACACTTATATAGAAGTAGATTTAAGTGAACAGCATATGTATTATTATCAAAATGGTTCCGATATCTTTGAGTCAGATTTTGTATCTGGAAATATGAGTTATGCTGATCGTCAGACACATGCAGGTATCTTTACATTGTACTATAAGAAAAGTCCGGATGTACTGAGAGGAACCATGAAAGCAGACGGAACTTATGAATATGAATCAGAGGTACAGTACTGGATGCCATTTGATGGAGGTATTGGGTTCCATGATGCGTCATGGAGAGATGAATTCGGTGGCGATATTTATCTTACGGACGGATCTCACGGATGTATCAATCTTCCACCGGATAATGCAGCGGTTCTGTATGATATCATACAGTATGGTGTGCCAATCGTATGCTTTTACTAA
- a CDS encoding DUF3784 domain-containing protein, which yields MDRSFDFILAGIALIVGIMLLTGHGDIFLKGGNTKLRKEKYDEKKMTKGSGVTLILFGIVTFIDSYTTSLTAKFIYILAILAILVGFVVYLKKKCIKK from the coding sequence ATGGACAGATCATTTGATTTTATCCTTGCGGGAATAGCATTGATCGTTGGAATCATGCTTCTGACAGGACATGGCGATATTTTTCTGAAGGGTGGAAACACAAAACTTCGCAAAGAAAAGTATGATGAGAAAAAAATGACTAAGGGATCCGGAGTGACATTGATTCTGTTTGGTATCGTGACATTTATAGATTCTTACACAACAAGTCTTACTGCAAAGTTTATTTATATTCTTGCAATTCTTGCGATTCTTGTAGGATTTGTGGTATACCTGAAAAAGAAATGCATCAAGAAATAA
- a CDS encoding HAD family hydrolase — MDSIIFDVDGTLWDSTESVAQSWTAYLQEKEHMDITLTSARLMTLFGQTLSDIARQIFPDCSEAEQLRLIDGCCQAEHEALLKKCAPLYEDLEKMLQIMYKKCPLYIVSNSQSGYIEVFLQTSGLEKYFKGHLCNGDTGLDKGSNIRKLADTYDLKSPVYVGDTFGDYQACQKANVPFIFAEYGFGEVPKPDARICKPMDLVNISL, encoded by the coding sequence ATGGACAGTATTATTTTTGATGTTGATGGAACTCTGTGGGATTCAACAGAAAGTGTTGCTCAGTCCTGGACCGCATATCTGCAGGAAAAAGAACATATGGATATTACCCTGACATCAGCCCGTCTGATGACACTTTTTGGACAGACTCTGTCTGATATCGCACGCCAGATTTTCCCTGACTGTTCAGAAGCAGAACAGCTTCGCCTTATTGATGGATGCTGCCAGGCTGAACATGAAGCTCTCTTAAAAAAATGTGCCCCACTTTATGAGGATCTTGAAAAAATGCTGCAGATCATGTATAAGAAATGTCCACTCTATATTGTCAGTAACAGTCAGAGTGGCTATATTGAAGTTTTTCTTCAGACATCAGGTCTTGAAAAATATTTCAAAGGTCATCTTTGTAATGGAGATACCGGTCTGGACAAAGGCTCCAATATCCGTAAACTTGCAGACACATATGATCTGAAGTCCCCCGTATATGTCGGTGATACGTTTGGCGATTACCAGGCATGCCAGAAAGCAAATGTTCCTTTTATCTTTGCTGAATACGGATTCGGAGAAGTTCCAAAACCGGATGCACGCATCTGCAAACCAATGGATCTTGTCAATATTTCTTTATAA
- the mutY gene encoding A/G-specific adenine glycosylase: MLNEIVQPLTDWYRQNKRILPWRDQNNAYYTWVSEIMLQQTRVEAVKPYFQRFIGELPDVQALAECPEEKLMKLWEGLGYYNRVRNMQTAARTVVCEYEGVLPASYEELLSLKGIGNYTAGAIASIAYQIPVPAVDGNVLRVISRITEDRQDIMKQSVRRQIEENLLGIMPEETPGDFNQALMELGAVVCVPNGPARCEACPVSEYCLAYRHGTVEELPVKAPKKERILQNRTVLVIQDGEKTAIQKRPEKGLLAGLYELPNLLGHLTREEVLDKVKNMQLEPLYIEKLPDAKHIFSHIEWRMTGYLIRVAALDTDRGLPFIFAEKKQSEKQYAIPSAFRVYVKYMKEESGK; encoded by the coding sequence ATGCTGAATGAAATCGTACAACCTCTTACAGACTGGTACAGACAGAATAAACGGATTCTTCCCTGGAGAGATCAGAACAATGCCTACTATACGTGGGTATCGGAGATCATGCTTCAGCAGACAAGAGTTGAGGCCGTGAAGCCTTATTTTCAGCGTTTTATCGGAGAGCTTCCAGATGTCCAGGCTTTGGCAGAATGCCCGGAAGAGAAGCTGATGAAGCTCTGGGAAGGTCTGGGATATTATAATCGCGTCCGCAATATGCAGACGGCAGCCCGGACGGTAGTTTGTGAATACGAGGGAGTACTTCCGGCTTCTTACGAAGAACTGCTGAGTCTGAAAGGAATCGGGAATTACACAGCAGGTGCGATCGCATCCATTGCTTATCAGATTCCGGTACCAGCAGTAGATGGAAATGTTCTTCGTGTGATATCCAGAATTACAGAGGACAGACAGGATATTATGAAACAGTCAGTACGCCGTCAGATTGAAGAAAACCTTTTGGGGATAATGCCGGAAGAGACACCAGGAGATTTTAATCAGGCGCTGATGGAACTTGGGGCAGTGGTTTGTGTGCCGAATGGACCAGCACGCTGTGAAGCATGTCCGGTGTCGGAGTACTGTCTTGCATACAGACACGGGACAGTAGAGGAGCTGCCGGTCAAAGCACCGAAGAAGGAGCGTATTCTGCAAAACAGGACAGTGCTTGTGATTCAGGACGGAGAGAAAACTGCTATACAGAAACGACCGGAAAAAGGTCTTCTTGCCGGATTATATGAGCTTCCGAATCTCCTGGGCCATCTTACACGGGAGGAAGTGCTGGATAAGGTAAAAAATATGCAGCTGGAACCGCTTTATATTGAGAAACTTCCGGATGCGAAGCATATTTTTTCGCATATTGAATGGAGGATGACCGGATATCTGATTCGGGTGGCAGCGCTGGACACAGACAGAGGATTGCCATTTATTTTTGCTGAGAAAAAACAGTCTGAAAAGCAGTACGCGATTCCGTCTGCATTCAGAGTTTATGTAAAATACATGAAGGAGGAATCTGGAAAATGA
- a CDS encoding glycosyltransferase family 2 protein: MKLLSIAIPCYNSEAYMEKCIESLLKGGEEVEILVVNDGSSDRTAEIADAYAEKYPTIIKAIHQENGGHGEAVNAGIRNATGLYFKVVDSDDWVNEEAYKQILKTLEELTRGPKTLDMLISNFVYEKQGASRKKVMQYRHCLPVNEIFGWDSVHMSKGKYLLMHSIIYRTKLLHECGLELPKHTFYVDNLFAFEPLPFVKNMYYLDVNFYRYFIGRDDQSVNEKVMIKRIDQQIRVNKLMADAFHNCQFDSKHLKKYMLSYLDIITTVSSIMLVRAGTQEALDKKKEMLEYIREQDLWLYHKLRYSILGRAANLPGRGGRKMFVAAYKVCQKFYGFN, encoded by the coding sequence ATGAAATTGTTGAGTATAGCAATTCCGTGTTATAATTCAGAAGCATATATGGAGAAATGTATCGAATCTTTGTTAAAAGGTGGAGAAGAAGTGGAGATCCTTGTGGTCAATGATGGTTCTTCTGACCGAACTGCTGAGATTGCGGATGCTTATGCCGAAAAATATCCGACGATCATAAAAGCTATTCATCAGGAAAACGGTGGTCATGGTGAAGCAGTAAATGCCGGAATCCGTAATGCGACAGGCCTTTATTTCAAAGTTGTTGACAGTGATGACTGGGTAAATGAAGAGGCATATAAACAAATCTTAAAAACACTTGAAGAACTGACAAGAGGACCAAAAACACTGGATATGCTGATCAGCAATTTTGTATATGAAAAACAGGGTGCTTCCAGAAAAAAAGTCATGCAGTACAGACATTGTCTTCCGGTGAATGAAATTTTCGGATGGGACAGTGTGCATATGTCAAAAGGTAAATATCTGTTGATGCATTCTATTATTTATCGTACAAAACTGCTTCACGAATGTGGATTGGAACTGCCGAAGCATACATTCTATGTGGATAACCTGTTTGCATTTGAGCCGCTTCCGTTTGTGAAGAATATGTACTATCTGGATGTCAATTTTTATCGTTATTTTATCGGAAGAGATGATCAGTCTGTCAATGAAAAGGTAATGATTAAGAGAATTGACCAGCAGATCCGTGTCAATAAATTGATGGCGGACGCATTCCATAATTGTCAGTTTGACAGTAAACATCTTAAGAAATATATGCTCAGCTATCTGGATATCATTACGACCGTGTCCTCGATCATGCTGGTACGTGCAGGTACTCAGGAAGCACTGGATAAGAAAAAAGAAATGCTGGAGTATATTCGTGAACAGGATCTCTGGCTGTATCATAAACTGCGTTACAGTATTCTGGGACGTGCAGCCAATCTTCCGGGCAGAGGTGGACGCAAAATGTTTGTAGCTGCTTACAAAGTATGTCAGAAATTCTATGGATTCAACTAA
- a CDS encoding diacylglycerol/lipid kinase family protein, whose product MYYFIINPNSRSGKGALIWRDLENILRERNIKYQTFFTEYKGHAVKLSASITASIPEDSQIKLIAVGGDGTIQEVLSGVKDISRVIFGYIPTGSGNDFCRSMKLPQDPMKALELILSDKRPHLMDVPHISCGSNSSRFAISCGIGFDAAVCHEVGVTPMKKVLNKIGLGKLVYLFVALKQLLFLKPSSMTLLMDDNKKEEFSKVYFTAIMNQKYEGGGFKFCPDASPSDGYLDVIVVDSLSKPKVICCLPTAFFGKHTHFNGIHIFRCKKIDIHSEARLAVHKDGESAGLLHDFSVCMEPKQINMIS is encoded by the coding sequence ATGTACTATTTTATTATAAATCCCAACTCCCGTTCCGGCAAAGGTGCTCTGATCTGGAGGGATCTGGAGAACATTCTGCGTGAACGGAATATTAAATACCAAACTTTTTTTACAGAATATAAAGGACATGCTGTTAAGCTTTCTGCTTCCATTACTGCCTCGATTCCGGAAGATAGTCAAATCAAGCTGATTGCCGTTGGCGGTGATGGTACGATACAGGAAGTCCTGAGCGGAGTAAAAGATATTTCCCGTGTCATTTTCGGCTACATTCCCACCGGATCCGGAAACGATTTCTGCCGCAGTATGAAACTTCCACAGGATCCTATGAAGGCACTCGAACTGATTCTTTCCGATAAACGTCCACATCTGATGGACGTTCCTCATATTTCCTGTGGTTCCAACAGCAGTCGTTTCGCGATCAGCTGTGGAATCGGTTTTGACGCAGCGGTATGCCATGAAGTTGGCGTCACTCCTATGAAAAAAGTCCTGAACAAAATCGGCCTCGGCAAACTGGTCTATCTCTTTGTCGCATTGAAACAATTGCTTTTCCTGAAGCCATCTTCTATGACACTGCTCATGGATGACAATAAAAAAGAAGAGTTTTCCAAAGTATATTTTACTGCCATCATGAATCAGAAATACGAAGGCGGTGGATTCAAATTCTGTCCCGATGCCAGTCCTTCCGACGGCTATCTGGATGTGATCGTTGTAGACAGTTTGAGCAAACCCAAAGTAATATGTTGTCTTCCTACTGCTTTCTTCGGAAAACATACACATTTCAATGGTATCCACATTTTTCGCTGTAAAAAAATTGATATCCACAGTGAAGCCAGACTGGCCGTACATAAAGACGGAGAATCCGCTGGTCTTTTGCATGATTTTTCTGTATGTATGGAACCGAAACAAATCAATATGATCTCATAG
- a CDS encoding response regulator transcription factor, translated as MIYLVEDDESIRELVVYTLKSQGMDAKGFERPSLFWKELEKEVPALILLDIMLPEEDGISILRKLRTRPDTRKIPVIMLTAKGTEYDVVMGLDSGADDYIPKPFRMMELISRIKARLRRAEDKGAEEYHLENLYLCPGRHIVTVDQEPVNLTLKEYEMLVLLLKNSGMVLSRTQLLNQIWGYEFDGESRTVDVHIRTLRQKLGSAGDLIETVRGVGYKIGR; from the coding sequence ATGATCTATCTTGTAGAAGACGATGAGAGTATTCGTGAACTTGTAGTATATACATTAAAGAGTCAGGGAATGGATGCAAAAGGATTTGAACGACCGTCCCTGTTCTGGAAAGAACTGGAGAAAGAAGTGCCGGCATTGATCCTTCTGGATATCATGCTTCCTGAAGAAGACGGAATATCGATTTTACGAAAACTGCGTACCAGACCGGACACACGCAAGATTCCGGTAATCATGCTGACGGCCAAAGGCACAGAATATGATGTGGTCATGGGACTGGACAGCGGTGCAGATGATTATATCCCGAAGCCGTTTCGTATGATGGAGCTGATCTCACGTATCAAGGCACGGCTTCGTCGGGCAGAGGATAAAGGCGCAGAAGAATATCATCTGGAAAACCTGTATCTGTGTCCGGGAAGACATATAGTGACGGTGGATCAGGAACCTGTTAATCTGACATTGAAGGAGTATGAGATGCTGGTGCTGCTTCTGAAAAACAGCGGAATGGTTTTATCAAGAACACAGCTTCTGAATCAGATATGGGGATATGAATTTGATGGTGAAAGCAGAACTGTGGATGTACATATCCGGACACTCAGGCAGAAGCTGGGAAGCGCCGGAGATCTGATTGAAACAGTGCGTGGCGTAGGATATAAGATTGGAAGGTGA
- a CDS encoding DNA topoisomerase III: MKSLVIAEKPSVARDIARVLHCTQKGNGILEGKEYVVTWALGHLVTLADPEEYDKKYMKWDMETLPMMPDKMKLVVIRQTSKQYQAVKTQLFRKDIGDIIIATDAGREGELVARWILDKSGCHKPIRRLWISSVTDKAIRDGFHNLKDGRDYDNLYRAAVARAEADWLVGINGTRALTCKHNAQLSCGRVQTPTLAIIARREEEIRKFKPEDYFGVTLQAGGIQWTWKDAKNGSYRTFQKERAEEIQKKISNTDLELVSVDRKPKKTMAPGLYDLTTLQREANQKYGFSAKETLNIMQRLYENHKVLTYPRTDSRYIGKDVVPTIKERLKACGTGPYRKLAGALLTKPIHTNGSFVDDKKVSDHHAIIPTEQFVQLDHMTNEERKIYDMVVRRFLSVLYSPFEYEQTSMEGKAAGQSFVASGKTVVSAGWKEVYEGGSTDDDEEEQTLKDQKLPVLKQGEKLPIGSVRLTTGKTKPPAHFTEATLLAAMENPVKYMSSKDTQAAKTLGETGGLGTVATRADIIEKLFHTFLMEKRGNEIYLTSKAKQLLELVPEELKKPELTADWEKKLSDISKGKLKQKVFLDGIREYTKEIVVEIKTGTGTFRHDNLTNKICPNCGKRMLAVNGKNSKLLVCQDRECGYRETISRTTNARCPKCHKRMEMLVKGKEETFVCVCGYKEKLSSFQARRTKEGAGVNKRDVQKYLKKQQKEAAEPVNNAFAQALSGIKLD; this comes from the coding sequence ATGAAGTCATTGGTAATAGCAGAGAAGCCATCTGTAGCAAGGGATATTGCAAGAGTACTCCATTGTACCCAGAAGGGTAACGGAATCCTTGAGGGCAAAGAATATGTTGTAACATGGGCCCTGGGACATCTTGTGACACTTGCAGATCCGGAAGAATATGATAAGAAATATATGAAATGGGATATGGAAACTCTACCGATGATGCCGGATAAAATGAAACTTGTCGTTATCCGACAGACTTCCAAACAATATCAGGCAGTGAAGACACAGCTGTTCCGAAAAGATATCGGTGATATCATCATTGCAACCGATGCCGGAAGAGAGGGAGAACTGGTTGCCCGCTGGATTTTGGATAAGTCCGGATGTCACAAACCAATTCGCCGTCTGTGGATATCTTCAGTAACCGATAAAGCAATTCGTGACGGATTTCACAATCTGAAAGACGGCAGAGATTATGATAATCTTTATCGTGCGGCAGTTGCCAGAGCAGAGGCAGACTGGCTGGTTGGAATCAATGGAACAAGAGCGCTGACCTGTAAACATAATGCACAGCTTTCCTGCGGGCGTGTACAGACACCGACACTTGCAATCATTGCGAGAAGAGAAGAAGAAATACGTAAGTTTAAACCAGAGGATTACTTTGGAGTAACTTTGCAGGCTGGTGGAATACAGTGGACCTGGAAAGATGCGAAGAACGGAAGCTATCGAACTTTTCAGAAAGAGCGTGCGGAGGAGATCCAGAAGAAGATTTCCAATACGGATCTGGAACTTGTATCTGTGGACAGAAAGCCTAAGAAAACAATGGCTCCCGGACTTTATGATCTGACGACTCTGCAGCGGGAAGCAAACCAGAAATATGGATTTTCCGCAAAAGAAACACTCAATATCATGCAGAGATTATATGAGAATCATAAGGTACTTACGTATCCGAGAACGGATTCCCGTTATATCGGCAAGGATGTTGTCCCGACGATCAAAGAGAGACTGAAAGCCTGTGGAACCGGCCCATATCGAAAACTTGCCGGTGCGCTGCTTACTAAACCAATCCATACAAACGGAAGTTTCGTGGATGATAAAAAGGTCAGTGACCATCATGCGATCATTCCGACAGAGCAGTTTGTGCAGCTGGATCATATGACAAATGAAGAACGCAAAATCTATGATATGGTTGTGCGGAGATTTTTGAGTGTTCTTTATTCTCCATTTGAATATGAACAGACTTCCATGGAAGGGAAGGCAGCGGGACAGAGTTTTGTGGCAAGTGGCAAGACGGTTGTGAGTGCTGGCTGGAAAGAAGTTTACGAAGGCGGAAGCACGGACGATGACGAAGAAGAGCAGACACTGAAAGACCAGAAGCTTCCGGTATTGAAACAGGGAGAGAAGCTTCCGATAGGCAGTGTTCGTCTGACAACAGGTAAGACCAAGCCGCCGGCACATTTTACTGAGGCAACGCTTCTGGCGGCAATGGAGAATCCGGTGAAATATATGTCCTCAAAAGATACACAAGCAGCAAAGACGCTGGGAGAAACCGGTGGACTTGGCACAGTTGCCACCAGAGCAGATATTATTGAAAAACTTTTCCACACCTTCCTTATGGAAAAGAGAGGCAATGAAATCTATCTGACTTCCAAAGCAAAACAGCTTCTGGAACTTGTACCGGAAGAGCTTAAGAAGCCGGAACTGACAGCAGACTGGGAAAAGAAACTGTCTGATATATCCAAAGGCAAACTGAAACAGAAAGTCTTTCTTGATGGAATTCGCGAATATACCAAGGAGATCGTTGTTGAGATCAAGACAGGAACAGGAACCTTCCGTCATGATAATCTGACGAATAAGATCTGTCCGAACTGTGGTAAACGAATGCTTGCAGTAAATGGCAAGAACAGTAAGCTGCTGGTGTGTCAGGACCGTGAATGCGGATACAGAGAGACAATTTCACGTACAACAAATGCACGATGTCCGAAATGTCACAAGCGAATGGAGATGCTGGTCAAAGGCAAAGAAGAAACATTTGTATGTGTATGTGGATATAAAGAGAAGCTGTCATCTTTCCAGGCCAGAAGAACCAAAGAAGGAGCCGGTGTCAACAAAAGAGACGTACAGAAATATCTGAAAAAACAGCAGAAAGAAGCAGCAGAACCAGTAAACAATGCGTTTGCACAGGCACTTTCCGGGATTAAACTGGATTAA
- the ade gene encoding adenine deaminase encodes MKLQKYQKCSKVTRGLRKAEFVLKNARIVNVFTREILEGDIAIQDGMIVGIGNYQGEEETDLGGRYVCPGFIDSHLHLESTLVTPAELVTVASRHGTTTFIVDPHESANVSGLKGIDYILNQTEDVDANVFVMMPSCVPATAIDDNGCTLTAQDMEPYLSKKRILGLGEVMDYISVVKGDEAMHRKLELFRDKVRDGHAPFLSDMDLQAYAMAGIATDHECSDFAYAMKERRNGMIVHIREGSAARNLKAIVNGIVENQMNGEGFCFCTDDKHIEDIEKEGHIDHNVRKAIGLGMNPIDAICMATINSAKCYGLTHLGAIAPGYQADLLVVDNLEKMTIQDVYYKGRKIDQDGAIIVKECPSELKNTVHVGEFSKEDLRLESPDGIFNVVGMQEGEITTVRKNVQILHEMGVFTADEQYQKIAVVERHKATGKTGVGVVSGFGIQGGAIASSVSHDSHNIIVIGDNDEDMYLAVQELIRTQGGYTLVADHHVYDTLELPVMGLMSDAGFQYSHRKLERMIRKAHEMGVPDAMAPFITLSFMALPVIPEIRVTPRGIYNVCSGEFYQN; translated from the coding sequence ATGAAGTTACAGAAATATCAGAAATGTTCAAAAGTAACCCGTGGACTGAGAAAAGCAGAATTTGTACTGAAAAATGCCCGTATTGTGAATGTTTTTACCAGAGAGATCCTGGAAGGTGATATTGCGATTCAGGATGGAATGATCGTTGGAATCGGAAACTACCAGGGTGAAGAAGAAACAGATCTGGGCGGCAGGTATGTCTGTCCGGGATTTATAGACAGTCATCTGCATCTGGAATCTACACTTGTGACTCCGGCAGAGCTGGTAACAGTGGCGTCCAGGCATGGAACGACAACGTTTATCGTAGATCCACATGAATCGGCCAATGTGTCCGGATTAAAGGGCATTGATTATATTTTGAATCAGACAGAAGACGTGGATGCCAATGTTTTTGTTATGATGCCATCCTGTGTTCCGGCAACTGCAATCGACGATAATGGATGCACGCTTACTGCACAGGATATGGAACCTTATCTTTCAAAAAAAAGAATTCTCGGACTGGGTGAAGTCATGGACTACATATCAGTTGTAAAGGGTGATGAAGCCATGCACCGGAAACTGGAACTGTTCAGGGATAAAGTCAGGGATGGACATGCACCATTTCTTTCTGATATGGATCTGCAGGCATATGCGATGGCCGGAATTGCTACAGATCATGAATGTTCAGATTTTGCATATGCGATGAAAGAACGTCGAAATGGCATGATCGTACATATTCGTGAAGGGAGTGCTGCAAGAAATCTGAAAGCAATTGTGAATGGAATCGTAGAGAATCAGATGAATGGAGAGGGATTCTGCTTCTGTACAGATGATAAACATATCGAAGATATTGAAAAAGAAGGTCATATTGACCATAATGTACGTAAGGCTATCGGACTCGGAATGAATCCGATAGATGCAATCTGTATGGCAACCATCAATTCTGCAAAATGTTATGGATTAACACATCTTGGGGCGATTGCACCTGGATATCAGGCAGATCTGCTTGTTGTGGATAATCTTGAAAAGATGACGATCCAGGATGTTTACTATAAGGGCAGAAAAATTGATCAGGACGGAGCGATCATTGTAAAAGAATGTCCATCAGAACTGAAAAATACAGTTCATGTTGGAGAATTCTCAAAGGAAGACTTGCGACTGGAATCTCCGGATGGTATATTCAATGTAGTCGGAATGCAGGAAGGTGAAATTACAACTGTCCGTAAAAATGTACAGATACTTCATGAAATGGGAGTATTCACCGCAGATGAACAGTATCAGAAGATTGCGGTGGTTGAAAGGCACAAAGCAACTGGAAAAACAGGTGTCGGTGTTGTGAGTGGATTTGGTATTCAGGGTGGCGCAATTGCGTCAAGTGTATCCCATGATTCTCACAATATCATTGTAATTGGTGACAATGATGAAGATATGTATCTTGCTGTACAGGAACTGATCCGTACGCAGGGCGGTTATACACTGGTTGCAGATCATCATGTATATGATACACTGGAACTTCCGGTAATGGGACTGATGAGTGATGCAGGTTTTCAGTACAGTCATAGAAAACTGGAACGAATGATCCGCAAGGCACACGAGATGGGTGTGCCGGATGCTATGGCGCCATTTATCACTCTGTCCTTTATGGCTCTGCCGGTCATTCCAGAGATACGCGTTACTCCACGGGGAATCTATAATGTGTGCAGCGGTGAGTTTTATCAGAATTAA